From Streptomonospora salina, the proteins below share one genomic window:
- a CDS encoding biotin--[acetyl-CoA-carboxylase] ligase, whose amino-acid sequence MSTPAAAASGGAPDAGGHRPPLDGPALERALVRPGGLWRSVDVRSETASTNSALLDRARGGAPGGTVLAADLQTAGRGRLDRGFDAPPRAALTVSALVRPGVAPPRLGWLPLLMGVAAVRALRSGPDVPAVLKWPNDLLERSSELKLAGILSEAAFPGDPDAAGGGAGNAGVGVVIGIGLNVSQRRGELPVDTASSLALCGAPGADRQELCAELLKEFAALYTAWADAGGDAEAAGLAGEYHACCATLGRRVLAHLPGGRELRGRAARVDADGRLAVHDDAGAEHTLSAGDVVHLRPDGG is encoded by the coding sequence ATGAGCACACCCGCCGCAGCCGCCTCCGGCGGCGCCCCGGACGCGGGCGGCCACCGCCCGCCGCTGGACGGGCCCGCACTCGAACGCGCTCTGGTCCGCCCCGGTGGCCTGTGGCGCTCGGTCGACGTGCGGTCCGAGACCGCCTCCACCAACAGCGCGCTGCTCGACCGCGCCCGCGGCGGGGCCCCCGGGGGAACGGTCCTGGCCGCCGACCTCCAGACGGCCGGGCGGGGACGGCTCGACCGCGGGTTCGACGCGCCGCCGCGCGCCGCGCTGACCGTTTCGGCGCTGGTGCGCCCCGGCGTCGCACCGCCCCGCCTGGGGTGGCTGCCGCTGCTCATGGGCGTGGCGGCGGTCCGCGCGCTGCGCAGCGGCCCCGACGTCCCCGCTGTGCTGAAGTGGCCCAACGACCTCTTGGAGCGGAGCAGCGAGCTCAAGCTCGCCGGGATCCTCTCCGAAGCGGCCTTCCCCGGCGATCCGGACGCCGCGGGTGGGGGCGCCGGGAACGCGGGGGTCGGTGTCGTTATCGGAATCGGACTCAACGTGTCCCAGCGCCGCGGCGAACTGCCCGTCGACACCGCCTCCTCCCTGGCGCTGTGCGGCGCCCCCGGCGCCGACCGCCAAGAGCTGTGCGCGGAGCTGCTGAAGGAGTTCGCGGCGCTGTACACCGCCTGGGCGGACGCCGGCGGCGACGCCGAAGCGGCGGGCCTGGCCGGCGAGTACCACGCCTGCTGCGCGACCCTCGGCCGGCGCGTGCTCGCCCACCTGCCCGGCGGACGCGAGCTGCGCGGCCGGGCGGCCCGCGTTGACGCCGACGGGCGCCTTGCCGTGCACGACGACGCGGGCGCCGAGCACACGCTCAGCGCCGGCGACGTCGTCCACCTCCGCCCGGACGGGGGGTAG
- a CDS encoding PH domain-containing protein has product MATGRRHLAGDEELIHVTRRHWTTVVGAFTALVAIAAAAAVVVRLLPFGEEWARWTSYAVIAAAVVAAVLLWLMPFLRWWSDLYILSDRRLMNRYGLLTQHGRDIPLSRVNDVSYSMSLGDRITGRGTLTVRSAAEQDGLELRGIPRVRWLQSEIYRVVEDSQRREAGPGRAGREERDEDGPPPDPGESP; this is encoded by the coding sequence ATGGCAACAGGACGGCGCCATCTGGCAGGCGACGAGGAGCTGATCCACGTCACCCGCAGGCACTGGACCACCGTGGTGGGAGCGTTCACCGCGCTCGTCGCGATCGCGGCCGCCGCCGCGGTCGTCGTCCGGCTGCTGCCGTTCGGGGAGGAATGGGCGCGCTGGACCTCCTACGCCGTGATCGCGGCCGCGGTCGTCGCCGCGGTCCTCCTGTGGCTGATGCCGTTCCTGCGGTGGTGGAGCGACCTCTACATCCTCAGCGACCGGCGGCTGATGAACAGGTACGGCCTGCTGACCCAGCACGGCCGGGACATCCCGCTCAGCCGCGTCAACGACGTCTCCTACAGCATGTCCCTGGGCGACCGGATCACCGGACGCGGGACGCTGACGGTGCGCTCCGCGGCGGAGCAGGACGGCTTGGAGCTGCGCGGCATCCCGCGGGTGCGGTGGCTGCAGAGCGAGATCTACCGCGTGGTCGAGGACTCCCAACGCCGCGAAGCGGGACCGGGCCGGGCGGGCCGGGAGGAGCGCGACGAGGACGGCCCGCCGCCCGACCCGGGCGAAAGCCCGTGA
- a CDS encoding response regulator transcription factor — protein MTCVLLAEDDTSISEPLARALRREGYSVDVTVNGNETLERARAGDVDLMVLDLGLPEMDGLEVARRLRTEGHGTPILILTARADEVDTVVGLDAGADDYVTKPFRLAELLARVRALLRRGGAEVPVVHGVRIDNESRRAWIGDRELQLTTKEFDLLRILVRDAGKVVTREHIMREVWDTNWWGSTKTLDMHISWLRRKLGDDANQPSYITTVRGVGFRFERD, from the coding sequence ATGACCTGCGTTTTGCTGGCCGAGGACGATACGTCGATTTCCGAGCCCCTTGCCCGCGCACTCCGCCGCGAAGGGTACTCCGTCGACGTGACAGTCAACGGCAATGAGACTCTGGAACGCGCCCGCGCCGGCGACGTCGATCTGATGGTCCTCGATCTCGGCTTGCCCGAAATGGACGGGTTGGAGGTGGCTCGCCGGCTGCGCACCGAAGGCCACGGCACACCGATCCTCATCCTCACGGCGCGCGCCGACGAGGTCGACACCGTGGTGGGGCTCGACGCGGGAGCCGACGACTACGTCACCAAGCCGTTCCGCCTGGCCGAACTGCTGGCCCGCGTCCGGGCGCTGCTGCGCAGGGGCGGTGCCGAGGTGCCCGTGGTGCACGGCGTGCGCATCGACAACGAATCCCGGCGCGCCTGGATCGGCGACCGCGAACTGCAGCTCACCACCAAAGAGTTCGACCTTCTGCGCATTCTCGTGCGCGACGCCGGAAAAGTCGTCACCCGCGAGCACATCATGCGCGAAGTGTGGGACACCAATTGGTGGGGCTCCACGAAAACACTGGACATGCATATATCGTGGCTCCGCCGCAAGCTCGGGGACGACGCGAATCAGCCGTCGTACATCACCACGGTGCGGGGTGTCGGCTTCCGGTTCGAACGCGATTAG
- a CDS encoding sensor histidine kinase, which translates to MRRRMLFSTLVVTVIAVLLLGLPLGALTYSTIHSQARRQVEQEAQVIAAEIEAELADSDRVDLDRLTEVHPERHIEIRLQTGEVFSAGGWGVDPRADDSPPSVHATASSGGGTAVTVWRDTARVRENILNAWLGIGSLSLLAVGVAVGLAMLQARRLTLPLVDLAATAERLGSGIVTPWGHRYGISEADRVAEVLDRSAERIASLIATERHFATDASHQLRTPLTALSMRLEEIIAEADSPDVVRDEGEAALAQTERLVDTVENLLGRARKSQQPQAEAIDIDNALGRFVSEWGPILRKEGRDVLRAGDRGLSASIPNTDLTQIMATLVDNARRHGAGTVTIRTVGEGGSVRIEVGDEGPGVPEDIAGRIFEREVTGGNGTGLGLALARHIAESQGARVELIQSRPTTFALFLPPAGGTLAESGPSPA; encoded by the coding sequence ATGCGCAGGCGGATGCTGTTCTCCACGCTGGTGGTGACCGTGATCGCGGTCCTGCTGCTGGGGCTGCCGCTGGGCGCGCTGACCTACAGCACCATCCACTCCCAGGCCAGGCGCCAGGTCGAGCAAGAGGCCCAGGTCATCGCGGCCGAAATCGAAGCCGAGCTCGCCGATTCCGACCGGGTCGACCTCGATCGGCTCACCGAGGTGCACCCCGAACGCCACATCGAGATCAGGCTGCAGACCGGGGAGGTCTTCAGCGCCGGAGGCTGGGGGGTCGACCCCCGCGCGGACGACTCCCCGCCGAGCGTGCACGCCACCGCGTCCTCGGGCGGGGGCACCGCCGTCACCGTCTGGCGCGACACCGCCCGGGTGCGGGAGAACATCCTCAACGCCTGGCTGGGCATCGGATCGCTGTCGCTTCTGGCCGTCGGCGTCGCCGTCGGGCTGGCGATGCTGCAGGCCCGCCGGCTGACCCTGCCCCTGGTGGACCTCGCCGCCACCGCCGAGCGCCTGGGCTCGGGCATCGTCACTCCGTGGGGCCACCGTTACGGGATCTCCGAGGCCGACCGGGTCGCCGAGGTCCTCGACCGCAGCGCCGAGCGCATCGCCAGCCTCATCGCCACCGAGCGCCACTTCGCCACCGACGCCTCCCACCAGCTGCGCACCCCGCTGACGGCGCTGTCGATGCGGCTGGAAGAGATCATCGCCGAGGCCGACAGCCCCGACGTCGTCCGCGACGAGGGCGAGGCGGCCCTGGCCCAGACCGAGCGACTCGTCGACACCGTCGAGAACCTGCTGGGGCGGGCACGCAAAAGCCAGCAGCCCCAGGCGGAGGCCATCGACATCGACAACGCCCTCGGGCGGTTCGTTTCGGAGTGGGGGCCCATCCTGCGCAAGGAGGGCCGCGACGTCCTGCGGGCGGGCGATCGCGGGCTGTCGGCCTCGATCCCCAACACCGACCTCACCCAGATCATGGCCACCCTGGTGGACAACGCGCGCCGCCACGGCGCGGGCACGGTGACGATCCGCACGGTCGGCGAGGGCGGGTCGGTGCGTATCGAGGTCGGCGACGAGGGCCCGGGCGTGCCCGAAGATATCGCCGGACGGATCTTCGAACGCGAGGTGACCGGCGGAAACGGCACCGGGCTGGGCCTGGCGCTGGCCCGCCACATCGCGGAGTCGCAGGGCGCCCGCGTCGAGCTGATCCAGTCGCGGCCCACCACGTTCGCACTGTTCCTGCCCCCGGCCGGCGGCACGCTGGCCGAGTCGGGGCCGAGCCCGGCGTGA
- a CDS encoding phosphoenolpyruvate carboxylase, with amino-acid sequence MPDQLRGDVRLLGEMLGTVMAESGGEDLLADVERLRRAVIGARDGSVGGDEITALVDSWPLERAKQVARAFTVYFHLANLSEEHQRIRALRERDDADNPPRESLAAAVRTIRESAGEDALRDLVENMEFHPVLTAHPTEARRRAVSTAILRISEQLDLLHGAHPGSTAEAEAKRRLLEEVDLLWRTSQLRYTKLDPLDEVRTALAAFDETIFQVVPEIYRSLDAAIDPDGTGREPVRARPFVRYGSWIGGDRDGNPFVTHDVTREAISIQAEHVLRALENACGRVARTLTVYSNLTPAGQELRDALAAAEAGYPRIMAEVVKRSPNEPHRQALLFATERLRATRERNADLAYRGPEEFLAELRRVQDSLARAGAVRQANGELQHLIWQAETFGFHLAELEIRQHSEVHAQALEELRAGGQLSERTQEVLATLRVIAWIQERFGVEACRRYIVSFTRSADDIAAVYELAEHAMPSGQTPVLDVIPLFETGADLEASPHVLDGMLQLPQMRARLEQTGRRMEVMLGYSDSAKDVGPVSATLRLYDAQAHLVTWAEDNDVRLTMFHGRGGSLGRGGGPANRALLAQAPGSVAGRFKVTEQGEVIFARYGQRAIAHRHIEQVGHAVLTASTSEVQQRANEAAAKYRSLADGISRAAHDAYRSLIETDGFAEWFSAVSPLEELGELRLGSRPSRRSAARGLDDLRAIPWVFAWTQTRVNLPGWFGLGTGLAAAPDLGELQAAYNEWPLFSSLLDNAEMSLAKTDRTIAERYLELGDRPELTRVVLEEYDRTRDLVLKVTGHERLLENRSVLSRAVDLRNPYVDALSHLQLRALSALRGAESEPLSGEDERHLERLLLLTVNGVAAGLQNTG; translated from the coding sequence ATGCCCGACCAGCTGCGTGGCGATGTGCGCCTCCTCGGCGAGATGCTCGGCACGGTCATGGCCGAAAGCGGAGGCGAGGACCTTCTCGCCGACGTCGAACGGCTTCGGCGCGCCGTCATCGGCGCCCGGGACGGCTCGGTCGGCGGTGACGAGATCACCGCCCTGGTGGACTCCTGGCCGCTGGAACGCGCCAAACAGGTGGCCCGCGCGTTCACCGTCTACTTCCACCTCGCCAATCTCTCCGAGGAGCACCAGCGCATCCGCGCGCTGCGCGAGCGCGACGACGCCGACAACCCTCCGCGGGAGTCGCTGGCGGCGGCCGTGCGCACCATCCGCGAGAGCGCCGGCGAGGACGCGCTGCGCGACCTGGTCGAGAACATGGAGTTCCACCCGGTACTGACGGCCCACCCCACCGAAGCGCGGCGCCGGGCGGTCTCCACCGCGATCCTGCGCATCAGCGAGCAGCTGGACCTGCTGCACGGCGCCCACCCCGGCAGCACCGCCGAGGCCGAAGCCAAGCGGCGCCTGCTGGAGGAGGTCGACCTGCTCTGGCGCACCTCCCAGCTGCGCTACACCAAGCTCGACCCGCTGGACGAGGTGCGCACCGCCCTCGCCGCCTTCGACGAGACCATCTTCCAGGTGGTGCCGGAGATCTACCGGTCCCTGGACGCCGCGATCGATCCCGACGGGACCGGCCGCGAACCCGTACGCGCCCGCCCGTTCGTGCGCTACGGCAGCTGGATCGGCGGCGACCGCGACGGCAACCCCTTCGTCACCCACGACGTCACCCGCGAAGCCATCTCCATCCAGGCCGAGCACGTGCTCCGCGCGCTGGAGAACGCCTGCGGGCGCGTCGCCCGCACGCTGACCGTCTACAGCAACCTCACCCCCGCCGGCCAGGAGCTGCGCGACGCCTTGGCGGCCGCCGAGGCCGGCTACCCGCGGATCATGGCCGAGGTCGTCAAGCGCTCGCCCAACGAACCGCACCGCCAGGCGCTGCTGTTCGCGACGGAACGGCTGCGCGCGACCCGTGAGCGCAACGCCGACCTCGCCTACCGCGGCCCCGAGGAGTTCCTGGCCGAGCTGCGCCGCGTGCAGGACTCCCTGGCGCGGGCCGGCGCCGTCCGCCAGGCCAACGGCGAACTGCAGCACCTCATCTGGCAGGCCGAGACGTTCGGCTTCCACCTCGCCGAGCTGGAGATCCGCCAGCACAGCGAGGTGCACGCCCAGGCGCTGGAGGAGCTGCGGGCCGGCGGGCAGCTCTCCGAGCGCACCCAGGAGGTGCTGGCCACGCTGCGCGTGATCGCCTGGATCCAGGAGCGCTTCGGCGTCGAAGCCTGCCGCCGCTACATCGTCAGCTTCACCCGTTCCGCCGACGACATCGCCGCCGTCTACGAGCTCGCCGAGCACGCCATGCCCAGCGGCCAGACCCCGGTGCTCGACGTCATCCCGCTGTTCGAGACCGGCGCCGACCTGGAAGCCTCGCCGCACGTGCTCGACGGCATGCTGCAGCTGCCGCAGATGCGGGCCCGCTTGGAGCAGACCGGGCGCCGCATGGAGGTGATGCTGGGCTACAGCGATTCCGCCAAGGACGTCGGACCGGTGAGCGCGACGCTGCGCCTGTACGACGCCCAGGCCCACCTCGTGACCTGGGCCGAGGACAACGACGTGCGGCTGACCATGTTCCACGGCCGCGGCGGGTCCCTGGGCCGGGGCGGCGGGCCCGCCAACCGGGCGCTGCTGGCCCAGGCGCCCGGGTCGGTGGCGGGCCGGTTCAAGGTCACCGAGCAGGGCGAGGTGATCTTCGCCCGCTACGGCCAGCGCGCCATAGCCCACCGCCACATCGAGCAGGTCGGCCACGCCGTGCTGACGGCCAGCACCTCCGAGGTCCAGCAGCGCGCCAACGAGGCGGCGGCGAAGTACCGCTCGCTGGCCGACGGCATCTCCCGCGCCGCCCACGACGCCTACCGCTCGCTGATCGAAACCGACGGCTTCGCGGAGTGGTTCTCGGCCGTCAGCCCGCTGGAAGAGCTGGGGGAACTGCGGCTGGGCTCGCGCCCTTCGCGGCGCAGCGCCGCCCGCGGCCTCGACGACCTGCGCGCGATCCCGTGGGTGTTCGCCTGGACCCAGACCCGGGTCAACCTGCCGGGCTGGTTCGGACTGGGCACCGGTCTGGCCGCCGCACCGGACCTGGGCGAGCTGCAGGCCGCCTACAACGAGTGGCCGCTGTTCTCCTCGCTGCTGGACAACGCCGAGATGAGCCTGGCCAAGACCGACCGCACGATCGCCGAGCGCTACCTGGAGCTGGGGGACAGGCCCGAGCTGACACGGGTGGTGCTGGAGGAGTACGACCGCACCCGCGACCTCGTACTGAAGGTGACCGGCCACGAGCGCCTGCTGGAGAACCGCAGCGTTCTCTCGCGCGCCGTCGACCTGCGCAACCCCTATGTGGATGCGCTGTCCCACCTGCAGTTGCGGGCGCTGTCGGCGCTGCGCGGCGCGGAGTCGGAACCGCTTTCGGGGGAGGACGAGCGCCACCTGGAGCGGCTGCTGCTGCTGACGGTCAACGGCGTGGCCGCCGGTCTGCAGAACACCGGCTGA
- a CDS encoding TetR/AcrR family transcriptional regulator, which yields MHAVRTDPDPARRSDASRRAILSTAFDLVGEAGYAGLSIEGIAARAGVGKQTVYRWWPSKGAVLFDAFLMLSEDSGGSPALPDTGDLEADLVAVLRATVDELNDPRYDEPMRALNTEIAHDPDLARAYTERLERPMRELKKDRLRSAQRAGELSADLDPDVAVDLIWGPLLNRWMLRGGELTGDYAERVVVAALDGLRPRGGAAD from the coding sequence ATGCACGCGGTGCGCACCGACCCCGACCCCGCGCGGCGCAGCGACGCGTCGCGCCGAGCGATCCTCAGCACCGCCTTCGACCTCGTCGGCGAGGCCGGCTACGCCGGACTGAGCATCGAGGGCATCGCGGCCCGCGCGGGAGTCGGCAAGCAGACCGTCTACCGCTGGTGGCCGTCGAAGGGCGCAGTGCTGTTCGACGCGTTCCTGATGCTGTCCGAGGATTCCGGCGGCTCCCCGGCGCTACCCGATACCGGCGACCTGGAGGCCGACCTCGTCGCCGTGCTACGGGCGACCGTCGACGAACTGAACGATCCCCGCTACGACGAGCCGATGCGCGCCCTGAACACCGAGATCGCCCACGACCCCGACCTGGCCCGGGCCTACACCGAGCGGTTGGAACGGCCGATGCGCGAGCTCAAGAAGGACCGGCTGCGCAGTGCGCAGCGGGCCGGGGAACTTTCCGCCGACCTCGATCCGGACGTGGCCGTCGACCTGATCTGGGGCCCGCTGCTCAACCGCTGGATGCTTCGCGGCGGCGAACTGACCGGCGACTACGCCGAGCGGGTCGTGGTCGCCGCCCTCGACGGGCTCCGTCCGCGCGGCGGCGCCGCCGACTGA
- a CDS encoding GtrA family protein produces the protein MRSVLVTPERLPRLFRELAKFGTVGGAAYVVQLAATNLFWLALDAPPLAGQALGVLIATVVAFLGNRFWTFGHRARTGLAREYVLFFVFNAIGLGIQLACLGISVYALGFDGPLARNIAGNVVGVGAGSVFRFVSYKLWVFPPRPEERPAGAPDAAGTAASARRAEPS, from the coding sequence GTGCGATCGGTGCTCGTGACGCCGGAGCGGCTCCCGCGGCTGTTCCGTGAGCTGGCCAAGTTCGGCACGGTCGGAGGGGCGGCCTACGTGGTCCAGCTGGCCGCGACCAACCTGTTCTGGCTCGCTCTCGACGCCCCGCCGCTGGCGGGCCAGGCCCTCGGCGTGCTGATCGCCACCGTCGTGGCCTTCCTCGGCAACCGCTTCTGGACCTTCGGCCACCGCGCCCGCACCGGCCTGGCCCGCGAGTACGTCCTGTTCTTCGTGTTCAACGCGATCGGCCTGGGCATCCAGCTGGCCTGCTTGGGGATCTCGGTCTACGCGCTGGGCTTCGACGGCCCCCTGGCGCGCAACATCGCCGGCAACGTCGTCGGCGTGGGTGCGGGATCGGTATTCCGGTTCGTGTCCTACAAGCTGTGGGTGTTCCCGCCGCGGCCCGAGGAGCGTCCCGCCGGGGCGCCGGACGCTGCCGGAACTGCCGCATCCGCGCGCCGGGCCGAGCCCTCCTGA
- a CDS encoding adenylate/guanylate cyclase domain-containing protein — translation MPSRPDPTEIESVLLGGEARYTREEAIRLSGAPGDFSKRVWRALGFATRGEDEIAFSDGDVEALRITAELMKDGVLDEDAAIRLARSMGQTMARLAEWQTSILSTLSHSPDKSTDEEPHGPLVGMAQGLMPGIETLLLHIWRRQLAASVARRIAFVRSSEDAAPTYFPLAVGFADLVSFTTLSRELDEVELAEVVESFESTATDIVASGGGRVVKTLGDEILYVANTAKQAAEIALQLADGVKTHVEVPDVRVGLAHGPVLALLGDVFGTTVNRSSRLTSFARPGTILIDEATAELLSGDSSLQVVAARARHAHGLGQLQPYALRRSFEPAGPAA, via the coding sequence ATGCCGTCGCGTCCCGACCCCACGGAGATCGAATCCGTCCTGCTCGGCGGGGAGGCCCGCTACACGCGGGAGGAGGCGATCCGGCTCTCCGGCGCCCCCGGCGACTTCTCCAAGCGGGTGTGGCGGGCGCTGGGCTTCGCGACCCGGGGCGAGGACGAGATCGCCTTCAGCGACGGCGACGTCGAGGCGCTGCGCATCACCGCCGAGCTGATGAAGGACGGCGTCCTGGACGAGGACGCCGCCATCCGGCTCGCCCGCTCCATGGGCCAGACGATGGCGCGGCTGGCGGAATGGCAGACCAGCATCCTGTCCACGCTGTCCCACTCGCCCGACAAGAGCACCGACGAGGAGCCCCACGGGCCGCTGGTCGGCATGGCCCAAGGGCTGATGCCCGGAATCGAGACCCTGCTGCTGCACATCTGGCGCCGCCAGCTGGCCGCGTCCGTGGCCCGCCGTATCGCCTTCGTGCGCAGCAGTGAGGACGCCGCGCCCACCTACTTCCCGCTGGCGGTGGGCTTCGCCGACCTGGTGTCGTTCACGACGCTCAGCCGCGAACTGGACGAGGTGGAGCTGGCCGAGGTGGTCGAGAGCTTCGAGTCCACCGCCACCGACATCGTGGCTTCGGGCGGCGGGCGCGTGGTCAAGACGCTCGGCGACGAGATCCTCTACGTCGCCAACACCGCCAAGCAGGCCGCCGAGATCGCGCTGCAGCTCGCCGACGGCGTCAAAACCCATGTCGAGGTGCCCGACGTCCGGGTGGGGCTGGCCCACGGACCGGTGCTGGCGCTACTGGGCGACGTCTTCGGCACCACCGTCAACCGCTCCTCGCGGCTGACCTCCTTCGCCCGTCCGGGCACGATCCTGATCGACGAGGCCACGGCCGAGCTGCTCAGCGGCGACTCGTCGCTGCAGGTGGTCGCTGCGCGGGCGCGCCACGCACACGGGCTGGGCCAGCTGCAGCCCTACGCCCTGCGCCGCAGCTTCGAGCCCGCCGGCCCGGCGGCCTGA
- a CDS encoding 5-(carboxyamino)imidazole ribonucleotide synthase, translating into MSEHHRPVPRVGMVGGGQLARMTHQAGIALGVDFRVLAGSPSDSAARVCGDVHLGDDRGRDDLLAFAKSCDVLTFDHEHVPEPVLREIEEAGARVRPSRAALEHAQDKLRMRTRAEELGVPCPRWRMVTALGQIEAFAGETGWPVVLKAARGGYDGKGVWVAADSAQAREVLERAAENGVQLLAEERVSFRRELAVQVARSPYGQLAVYPVVETVQRDGICREVIAPAPGLDDEKATAAQQLAIDLAHALNVAGVLAVELFETDRGVVVNELAMRPHNSGHWTMDGARTSQFEQHLRAVLDLPLGSPRSTAPYTVMANVLGGEDPAVYERYIHVMAKDPEAKVHFYGKQVRPGRKIGHVNVAGEDPADLLARARDAASYLRGDQG; encoded by the coding sequence GTGAGCGAGCATCATCGGCCCGTCCCCCGCGTGGGGATGGTCGGCGGCGGGCAGCTGGCCCGCATGACCCACCAGGCGGGCATCGCCCTGGGCGTGGACTTCCGGGTCCTGGCGGGTTCGCCCTCCGACAGCGCGGCGCGCGTCTGCGGCGACGTCCACCTCGGTGACGACCGGGGCCGGGACGACCTGCTGGCCTTCGCCAAGTCCTGCGACGTGCTCACCTTCGACCACGAGCACGTGCCCGAACCCGTCCTGCGGGAGATCGAGGAGGCGGGCGCCCGCGTGCGCCCGAGCCGCGCAGCCCTGGAGCACGCCCAGGACAAGCTGCGCATGCGCACACGCGCCGAAGAGCTGGGCGTGCCGTGCCCGCGCTGGCGGATGGTGACCGCCCTCGGCCAGATCGAGGCGTTCGCGGGTGAGACCGGGTGGCCCGTGGTCCTCAAGGCCGCCCGCGGCGGCTACGACGGCAAGGGCGTGTGGGTCGCCGCCGACAGCGCCCAGGCCCGGGAGGTGCTGGAGCGCGCCGCGGAGAACGGTGTGCAGCTGCTCGCCGAAGAGCGGGTCTCCTTCCGCCGCGAGCTGGCGGTGCAGGTCGCGCGCTCGCCCTACGGCCAGCTGGCCGTCTACCCGGTGGTCGAGACCGTCCAGCGCGACGGCATCTGCCGCGAGGTGATCGCCCCGGCCCCCGGCCTGGACGACGAGAAGGCCACCGCCGCCCAGCAACTGGCGATCGACCTCGCCCACGCGCTGAACGTGGCCGGCGTCCTCGCCGTGGAGCTGTTCGAGACCGACCGCGGAGTCGTCGTCAACGAACTCGCGATGCGCCCGCACAACTCCGGGCACTGGACCATGGACGGCGCCCGCACCTCGCAGTTCGAGCAGCACCTGCGCGCGGTGCTGGACCTGCCGCTGGGATCCCCGCGCAGCACCGCGCCCTACACGGTGATGGCCAACGTGCTCGGCGGCGAGGACCCCGCCGTCTACGAGCGCTACATCCACGTCATGGCCAAGGACCCCGAGGCCAAGGTCCACTTCTACGGCAAGCAGGTCCGCCCCGGCCGCAAGATCGGCCACGTCAACGTCGCCGGCGAGGACCCCGCGGACCTGCTCGCACGGGCCCGGGACGCGGCCTCCTACCTGCGCGGCGACCAGGGCTGA
- a CDS encoding RNA-guided endonuclease InsQ/TnpB family protein, with translation MQLRYRFRLYPNGPQRQALARAFGCARVVFNDGLRAREAARAEGGALPTTGGLSATLITEAKKTDERAWSGDVSAVVLQQALRDLDAAYRTFFDGLKGTRPRVGAPRFKSRKDRRQTVRFTANARWRITTGGDLSLPKIGNVRVTWSRALPSVPSSVTVVKDAAGRYFASFVVETGRDETLPETTGEVGIDLGLGHFAVLSDGTKVDSPRFLRRAEKKLKREQRNLSRTQKGSANRDKARVKVARAHARVADARRDFHHRLSTRLIRENQAVAVETLAVNGLARTRLAKSVHDAGWSAFVRMLEYKAARYGRRLVRIGRFEPTSRVCSVCGVKDGPKRAATAGPCWTGISTRRATSPRPPGWRHQPVERR, from the coding sequence ATGCAGCTTCGGTACCGGTTCCGCCTGTACCCGAACGGTCCCCAGCGCCAAGCGTTGGCGCGGGCGTTCGGGTGCGCGCGGGTCGTGTTCAACGACGGGCTGCGGGCGCGGGAGGCCGCCCGCGCCGAAGGCGGGGCGCTCCCGACGACGGGCGGGTTGTCCGCGACGCTGATCACCGAAGCGAAGAAGACCGACGAGCGCGCATGGTCGGGCGACGTGTCCGCCGTGGTCCTGCAGCAGGCGCTGAGGGATCTGGACGCCGCCTACCGCACCTTCTTCGACGGCCTCAAAGGCACGCGCCCCCGCGTGGGCGCACCCCGGTTCAAGTCCCGCAAAGACCGGCGTCAGACCGTCCGGTTCACTGCCAACGCCCGCTGGAGGATCACGACCGGCGGCGACCTGTCGCTACCCAAGATCGGGAACGTGCGCGTGACGTGGTCCCGCGCGCTACCGTCGGTGCCGTCGTCGGTCACCGTGGTCAAGGACGCCGCCGGACGGTACTTCGCGAGCTTCGTCGTCGAGACCGGCCGGGACGAGACGCTGCCCGAGACCACCGGCGAGGTCGGCATCGACCTCGGGTTGGGGCACTTCGCGGTGCTGTCGGACGGCACGAAGGTCGACTCGCCCCGGTTCCTGCGCCGGGCCGAGAAGAAGCTCAAGCGGGAACAGCGCAACCTGTCCCGCACACAGAAGGGGTCGGCCAACCGGGACAAGGCCAGGGTGAAGGTCGCCCGCGCTCACGCCCGGGTCGCCGACGCACGGCGCGATTTCCACCACCGGCTCTCCACCCGGCTGATCCGCGAGAACCAAGCGGTGGCCGTGGAGACCCTGGCGGTGAACGGGCTCGCCCGCACCAGGCTGGCCAAGTCGGTGCATGACGCGGGGTGGTCGGCGTTCGTGCGCATGCTGGAGTACAAGGCCGCGCGGTACGGCCGGAGGCTGGTCAGGATCGGGCGGTTCGAACCCACGTCCCGGGTGTGCTCGGTGTGCGGCGTCAAGGACGGGCCCAAGCGTGCGGCGACTGCGGGGCCGTGCTGGACCGGGATATCAACGCGGCGGGCAACGTCGCCACGGCCGCCGGGCTGGCGGCATCAGCCCGTGGAGCGCAGGTAA